From the Cetobacterium ceti genome, one window contains:
- the mtaB gene encoding tRNA (N(6)-L-threonylcarbamoyladenosine(37)-C(2))-methylthiotransferase MtaB gives MSTNKKVAFYTLGCKVNQYESESIKNQLVKKGYEEVSFEDSADIYIVNSCTVTSIADKKTRNILRRAKKLNEKGTVIVTGCYAQTNSKELLEIDEIDYVVGNSNKSGLVRFIEDLESKKAERVLSENIFENGIYEDYEFATLREMTRAYVKIQDGCNNFCSYCKIPFGRGKSRSRAMESILDEVRVLVNEGFKEFIIIGINLGAYGEDFKEPKNFENLLEEIVKIDGVERVRIGSMYPDKITDEFIELMKNNKKLVPHLHISLQSCDDTVLERMRRKYGSALIKERLLKLRENVENVEYTADVIVGFPGETQEMFKNTEKVIKEIGFSDLHVFQYSDREKTLASTFTDKIDPKDKRERAEDLTALKKEMAISRRREYIGKTLEVLIEEFKDDGFAYGYSENYLRVKIPNLKAQVNDLVTVTIKDIEKELLIGYE, from the coding sequence ATGAGTACGAATAAAAAAGTAGCTTTTTATACTTTAGGTTGTAAGGTAAACCAGTATGAAAGTGAGAGTATAAAAAATCAATTGGTAAAAAAAGGTTATGAGGAAGTTTCCTTTGAGGATTCAGCAGATATTTATATAGTTAACTCTTGTACTGTAACAAGTATTGCAGATAAGAAAACTAGAAATATTTTAAGAAGAGCTAAAAAGTTAAATGAAAAGGGAACTGTTATTGTAACAGGATGTTATGCCCAAACTAACTCAAAGGAGTTATTAGAAATAGATGAAATAGACTATGTTGTGGGAAATAGTAACAAAAGTGGACTTGTGAGATTTATAGAGGATTTAGAAAGTAAAAAAGCTGAGAGAGTTCTTTCAGAAAATATTTTTGAAAATGGGATTTATGAAGATTATGAGTTTGCAACTTTAAGAGAGATGACAAGAGCCTATGTAAAAATCCAAGATGGATGTAATAACTTTTGCTCATACTGTAAAATTCCATTTGGTAGAGGGAAAAGTAGATCTAGAGCCATGGAGAGTATTTTAGATGAGGTAAGGGTTTTAGTAAATGAAGGATTTAAGGAATTTATTATAATAGGAATTAATCTAGGAGCCTATGGAGAAGATTTTAAAGAGCCTAAAAACTTTGAAAATCTTTTAGAAGAAATTGTTAAAATAGATGGAGTAGAAAGAGTGAGAATCGGTTCTATGTATCCAGATAAAATAACAGATGAGTTTATAGAGCTTATGAAAAATAATAAAAAATTAGTTCCCCATTTACATATATCTTTACAATCTTGTGATGATACAGTTTTAGAAAGAATGAGAAGAAAGTATGGTTCTGCTCTTATAAAAGAAAGATTATTAAAACTTAGAGAAAATGTTGAAAATGTTGAGTATACAGCAGATGTTATTGTTGGATTCCCAGGGGAAACACAGGAGATGTTTAAAAATACAGAAAAAGTAATAAAGGAAATAGGTTTTTCTGATTTACATGTATTCCAATATTCTGATAGGGAAAAGACACTTGCAAGTACATTTACAGATAAAATTGATCCTAAGGATAAAAGGGAGAGAGCTGAGGATTTAACTGCTCTTAAAAAGGAAATGGCAATTTCAAGAAGAAGGGAATATATAGGAAAAACCCTAGAAGTTTTAATTGAAGAATTTAAAGATGATGGATTTGCCTATGGATATAGTGAAAACTATTTAAGAGTAAAAATACCTAATTTAAAAGCTCAAGTAAATGACCTTGTAACAGTTACAATAAAAGATATTGAAAAGGAGTTATTAATAGGTTATGAATAG
- a CDS encoding RsmE family RNA methyltransferase — protein MISVIIPKENIVGEMVTISEKLDVNHLKNSFRLKVGDIFRAVDGEFEYICKATVVEKKEIVGEIVEKNEDRFSKKTKVHSAIGILKNDKMDLTIQKLTEIGVDKIIPLMTKRGVVKLSEKKDKWDLIAREAIKQCQAVKMMDIADTMKLKDIDFSQYDLVVVPYECEEDKTIKNLLNGLEEKPRKILYIVGPEGGFDPEEIEFLKEKGANIVTLGKRILRAETASIVVGGILVNEYE, from the coding sequence GTGATAAGTGTTATAATACCAAAAGAGAATATAGTTGGTGAGATGGTCACTATTTCAGAAAAATTAGATGTAAATCATCTGAAAAATTCTTTTAGATTGAAGGTTGGAGATATATTTAGAGCTGTGGATGGAGAGTTCGAATATATATGTAAAGCAACTGTTGTAGAGAAAAAAGAGATTGTTGGTGAAATTGTAGAGAAAAACGAAGATAGATTTTCTAAGAAGACAAAGGTTCACAGTGCCATTGGAATTTTAAAGAATGATAAAATGGACTTAACAATACAAAAACTTACAGAGATAGGGGTAGATAAAATTATACCTCTAATGACTAAAAGAGGAGTTGTAAAACTTTCTGAAAAAAAAGATAAATGGGATTTAATAGCTAGGGAAGCTATAAAGCAGTGCCAAGCTGTTAAAATGATGGATATAGCAGATACTATGAAATTGAAGGATATAGATTTTTCACAGTATGATTTAGTAGTTGTTCCTTATGAATGTGAAGAGGATAAAACTATTAAAAACCTACTAAATGGATTGGAAGAAAAGCCTAGAAAAATCCTTTATATAGTTGGACCAGAGGGTGGATTTGACCCAGAGGAGATTGAATTTTTAAAGGAAAAGGGTGCCAATATAGTAACTTTAGGAAAGAGAATACTTAGAGCAGAAACGGCTTCCATTGTTGTAGGAGGAATATTAGTAAATGAGTACGAATAA
- a CDS encoding divergent PAP2 family protein — MEAGIIFGNRILDVVFIAWFIAQFYKVITSIFIDKKFNIKRLWETGGMPSSHSSTVSSLTTSIGFGYGFQSPIFAMSLVFSLIVMYDAAGIRRAAGKHAGLINTLLDKFATKIGEKIHDEKLKELLGHTPFEVLIGAALGILVAFFFKSYIEA, encoded by the coding sequence ATGGAAGCTGGAATTATATTTGGAAACAGAATATTAGATGTTGTATTTATAGCATGGTTTATAGCACAATTTTATAAGGTAATAACTTCAATATTTATAGATAAAAAATTTAATATAAAAAGGCTTTGGGAAACGGGGGGAATGCCTAGTTCGCATTCTTCAACCGTTTCTTCTTTAACCACTTCAATAGGATTTGGCTATGGATTTCAAAGTCCTATATTTGCCATGTCCCTTGTATTTTCCCTAATTGTAATGTATGATGCTGCAGGAATAAGAAGAGCAGCAGGGAAACATGCAGGACTTATAAATACTCTTCTGGATAAATTTGCAACTAAAATTGGAGAAAAAATCCACGATGAAAAGTTAAAAGAACTTCTAGGACATACACCATTTGAGGTGTTAATCGGGGCGGCACTGGGAATTCTTGTGGCATTTTTCTTCAAATCATACATAGAAGCTTAA
- the dxs gene encoding 1-deoxy-D-xylulose-5-phosphate synthase, producing the protein MKGRIDIDRLKNESSKIRELLIETISKTGGHLAPNLGVVELTQALHEVFQSPKDKILFDVGHQSYVHKLLTGRKENFSSLRQKNGIGPFMDPRESEHDPFITGHAGSALSAGAGIAMANPESKVVVVIGDASISNGHSMEALNNIGGKIKNLVVILNDNEMSIGKNVGSLSRFFGKLIASDLYLNMRNDIKGVMNKGKIGKKVNRVLERMEVSVKQFFLPLSISEALGFTFLGVVDGHNLDELVEVLEKAKTLEGPIFIHVKTQKGKGYHFAEENKEKFHGIAPFDVATGSVKSSGKSFSKVFGDTMVEFGKEDKDVYCISAGMIKGTGLGEFQEAFPERCIDVGISEGHGVSFAGGLGISGKKPYVAIYSTFLQRAYGQLIHDISIQKLPVKFIVDRAGIVGEDGKTHQGIYDIGMFLQIPNFAVVAPSSAQELEEVLKFSKEYKKGPIAIRFPRGSAYEIPGTENFQLGKWKTIREKNKNLYIGTGSMLKEILSVEEELKRRGLEGTIIGASTIKPLDEEFILSQFKKYENIFILEEGYRYGGFGNSILDYINRENIDCKINIIALDTGYIPHGTRDELLREYGLRGEKLVDRIEGSINANKK; encoded by the coding sequence ATGAAGGGAAGGATCGATATAGATAGATTAAAAAATGAAAGTTCTAAAATCAGAGAGCTTTTAATAGAAACTATAAGTAAAACAGGGGGACATTTAGCACCAAACTTAGGAGTAGTTGAGCTGACACAGGCCTTACATGAGGTTTTTCAAAGTCCCAAGGATAAAATTTTATTTGATGTGGGACATCAATCCTACGTGCATAAATTGTTAACAGGGAGAAAGGAAAACTTTAGTTCCCTTAGACAGAAAAATGGAATAGGACCTTTTATGGATCCTAGGGAAAGTGAACATGACCCATTTATAACGGGCCATGCGGGAAGTGCTTTATCTGCTGGGGCAGGAATTGCCATGGCAAACCCAGAATCAAAGGTTGTAGTAGTGATAGGAGATGCTTCAATTTCTAATGGACATTCAATGGAGGCTTTAAACAACATTGGAGGTAAGATTAAAAATCTTGTTGTAATTTTAAATGACAATGAGATGTCCATAGGAAAAAATGTGGGATCTCTTTCTAGATTTTTTGGAAAGTTAATTGCTAGTGACCTTTATCTTAATATGAGAAATGATATTAAAGGGGTTATGAACAAGGGAAAAATAGGAAAGAAAGTAAATAGAGTTTTAGAAAGAATGGAAGTTTCAGTAAAACAATTTTTCTTACCACTTAGTATATCAGAGGCTTTGGGCTTTACATTTTTAGGTGTGGTAGATGGTCATAATTTAGATGAATTAGTAGAGGTTTTAGAAAAGGCTAAAACTCTAGAGGGACCAATATTTATCCACGTTAAAACTCAAAAGGGAAAAGGTTATCACTTTGCCGAGGAAAACAAGGAAAAATTCCATGGAATAGCTCCCTTTGATGTGGCAACAGGAAGTGTAAAAAGCAGTGGAAAAAGTTTTTCTAAGGTTTTTGGAGATACAATGGTGGAATTTGGGAAAGAGGATAAAGATGTTTACTGTATTTCTGCTGGAATGATAAAAGGAACAGGTCTTGGAGAGTTTCAAGAGGCTTTTCCAGAAAGATGTATAGATGTGGGAATTTCTGAAGGACATGGAGTATCCTTTGCAGGAGGCCTAGGTATTTCTGGAAAGAAACCCTATGTGGCCATATATTCAACTTTTTTACAAAGAGCTTATGGACAACTTATCCATGATATTTCCATTCAAAAATTACCTGTGAAGTTTATTGTGGATAGAGCAGGAATTGTAGGAGAGGATGGAAAAACTCACCAAGGAATATATGATATAGGAATGTTTTTACAAATACCTAATTTTGCAGTGGTAGCACCTAGTTCTGCCCAGGAATTGGAAGAGGTTTTAAAATTCTCCAAAGAATATAAAAAGGGACCTATAGCTATTAGATTCCCTAGGGGAAGTGCCTATGAAATACCAGGAACTGAAAATTTCCAATTGGGGAAATGGAAAACCATTAGGGAAAAAAATAAGAATTTATATATAGGAACAGGGTCTATGTTAAAGGAGATCTTAAGTGTGGAGGAAGAGCTTAAGAGAAGAGGTTTAGAGGGAACTATAATAGGAGCAAGTACTATTAAACCTCTAGATGAGGAATTTATTCTTTCTCAATTTAAAAAATATGAAAATATTTTTATTTTAGAAGAGGGATATAGATATGGAGGTTTTGGAAACTCCATTCTAGATTATATAAACAGAGAGAATATAGATTGTAAAATAAATATTATAGCCTTAGATACTGGATATATTCCCCATGGAACAAGAGATGAGCTTCTGAGAGAGTATGGTCTTAGAGGAGAAAAATTAGTAGATAGAATTGAGGGCAGCATTAATGCAAATAAAAAATAG
- the yhbY gene encoding ribosome assembly RNA-binding protein YhbY, translated as MKLTSKQREFLRKAAHKLEPIFRVGKDGFSEGLVQGINEAIGPRELIKVKILQNSEVEKREIAEEIAAGIEGEVVAIIGRTIVLFKENKDKPVISDEVKRVK; from the coding sequence ATGAAATTAACAAGTAAACAAAGAGAATTTTTAAGAAAGGCTGCTCACAAATTAGAGCCTATATTTAGAGTTGGGAAGGATGGATTTTCTGAAGGATTAGTTCAAGGAATAAATGAAGCCATCGGACCTAGAGAGTTAATAAAAGTAAAAATTCTTCAAAACTCTGAAGTTGAAAAAAGAGAGATAGCTGAAGAGATTGCAGCTGGAATTGAAGGAGAGGTTGTAGCTATAATTGGTAGAACTATAGTTTTATTTAAAGAAAATAAAGATAAGCCAGTTATATCAGATGAGGTTAAAAGAGTAAAATAG
- a CDS encoding ribonuclease J has product MDLKKEQVEKTVPKKVVRKKSPANNKQQKGTEDKKVTNTNTGEKEKKAKVFNKNRNNNKKKPFPKKTDSKPVKKPVEKVVEEVKEIEKVEVLENQNGVESKEEKMYVIPLGGLDEVGKNMTLVQYRDEIIAIDCGVTFPDDGLLGIDLVIPDFTYLENNKDKIKGLFITHGHEDHIGSVPYLYQKIDKSVPVFGGKLALALIKSKFENGDFSRELPKMKEVKGRSRIKVGKYFTIEFVRVTHSIADAFAVVVTTPAGVVMYTGDFKIDLTPVDGQGVDFYRLAQIGEQGVDLLLSDSTNSEIEGFTPSERTVGEAFKSEFARAKGRIIVAAFASHVHRLQQIVDIAHDYGRKIAIDGRSLVKVFDIASDLGYLKLPKDIMVSLSDVDKLKDNKVVILCTGTQGEPMAALSRIAKNIHKHTKIKEGDTVIISATPIPGNEKAVSNNINNLLKSDAEVVFKKLAGIHVSGHASKEEQKLMLNLIKPKHFMPVHGEFKMLKAHQETAIMTGIPKQNIIVAFNGNKIEVTKSSAKIKGKVTAGATLVDGLGVGDIGNVVIKDRQQLSQEGVVVIVFTINKETGKLISGPDIVTRGFIYSRGSEEIINEVTESIKEKLNGLGEMGVTDWGILKNSTKDIAAKFFYNKTKRTPVILPIIMEV; this is encoded by the coding sequence ATGGACTTAAAAAAAGAGCAAGTAGAAAAAACAGTGCCCAAAAAAGTAGTTAGAAAAAAGTCACCTGCTAATAACAAGCAGCAAAAGGGTACTGAGGATAAAAAAGTGACAAATACAAACACAGGGGAAAAGGAAAAAAAGGCAAAGGTTTTTAATAAAAATAGAAATAATAATAAAAAGAAACCATTTCCTAAAAAAACCGATTCAAAACCTGTGAAAAAACCAGTTGAAAAAGTGGTTGAAGAAGTTAAAGAAATTGAGAAGGTTGAAGTATTAGAAAATCAAAATGGGGTTGAAAGTAAAGAGGAGAAAATGTATGTAATCCCTCTAGGTGGATTGGATGAAGTTGGAAAAAATATGACTTTAGTTCAATATAGAGATGAGATTATTGCCATAGATTGTGGAGTTACATTTCCAGATGATGGTTTATTAGGAATAGACCTAGTAATACCTGATTTTACATATTTAGAAAATAATAAAGATAAAATAAAGGGATTATTTATAACTCACGGACATGAGGACCATATAGGGTCAGTTCCATATTTATATCAAAAAATTGATAAATCTGTTCCTGTATTTGGAGGGAAATTAGCTCTTGCTCTTATAAAATCAAAGTTTGAAAATGGAGATTTCTCAAGAGAGCTTCCTAAAATGAAAGAGGTTAAGGGAAGAAGTAGAATTAAAGTTGGAAAATATTTCACAATAGAGTTTGTAAGAGTTACTCACTCAATAGCTGATGCTTTTGCTGTGGTAGTAACTACTCCAGCTGGGGTTGTTATGTACACAGGAGACTTTAAAATAGATTTAACTCCAGTGGATGGTCAAGGGGTAGATTTCTATAGACTTGCACAAATTGGAGAGCAAGGGGTAGATTTACTACTTTCAGATTCAACTAACTCAGAAATTGAAGGTTTTACTCCTTCTGAAAGAACTGTTGGAGAGGCATTTAAATCTGAATTTGCAAGGGCAAAGGGAAGAATTATTGTTGCAGCCTTTGCATCTCACGTACATAGACTTCAACAAATTGTAGATATTGCCCATGACTATGGAAGAAAAATAGCCATAGATGGAAGAAGTTTAGTTAAAGTATTTGATATAGCTTCTGATTTAGGATACTTAAAGTTACCTAAGGATATAATGGTATCTTTATCAGATGTGGATAAATTAAAGGATAATAAAGTTGTTATTTTATGTACAGGAACTCAAGGGGAGCCAATGGCAGCCCTATCTAGAATTGCTAAAAATATTCATAAGCACACTAAGATAAAAGAGGGAGATACAGTAATAATATCTGCAACACCAATTCCTGGAAATGAAAAGGCAGTATCTAATAATATTAATAATTTATTAAAATCAGATGCTGAAGTTGTATTTAAAAAGCTAGCTGGAATTCACGTTTCAGGACATGCTAGTAAGGAAGAGCAAAAGCTTATGTTAAACCTTATAAAACCTAAGCATTTTATGCCAGTTCACGGGGAGTTTAAAATGTTAAAAGCTCACCAAGAAACAGCTATAATGACAGGAATTCCTAAGCAAAACATTATTGTTGCTTTCAATGGAAATAAAATAGAGGTTACTAAATCATCTGCAAAGATTAAGGGAAAAGTTACAGCGGGAGCTACCTTAGTTGATGGTTTAGGAGTAGGAGATATAGGTAATGTAGTTATTAAAGATAGACAGCAACTTTCTCAAGAGGGTGTAGTTGTAATTGTCTTTACTATAAATAAAGAAACAGGAAAGCTTATAAGTGGACCTGACATTGTAACAAGAGGATTTATATATTCTAGAGGTTCTGAGGAAATTATAAATGAAGTAACAGAATCTATTAAGGAAAAATTAAATGGATTAGGAGAGATGGGTGTTACAGATTGGGGAATTTTAAAGAATTCAACAAAGGATATAGCAGCTAAGTTCTTCTATAATAAAACAAAGAGAACACCGGTAATATTACCGATTATAATGGAAGTTTAA
- a CDS encoding LytR C-terminal domain-containing protein, with amino-acid sequence MNRMGKKSNKKLNKGVRGIFLILGIIVILGICLMFNMKNTHKNIEQWDKYAIIGKENIFVIYDGKLTVRIPETIQVDKDKTFEDLVDTKNYEEVLEALNRLLPVKVNNYAVIKHGSLDPKTKNYVNMPETLLDGKKYILTSSMHNMFDVLYNGQDKNNSKDLVVDILNANGKPGYAKKTGERLEKEFGLKYNAANYENNSDISYVVVNEINKDKLEEIIMGVDEKYFRIKKAGTIPTLANTVLILGTENNGVPVTVIGNSSKSSNLYNDLRKDGYKNLHYSKKNGDVDEPIIEYNKEDYYIAYKIGKKLNINKMVEKNDLNNKIVILSN; translated from the coding sequence ATGAATAGAATGGGGAAGAAGTCTAATAAAAAGCTAAATAAAGGAGTAAGAGGAATATTTCTTATTCTAGGAATCATAGTTATTTTAGGAATTTGTTTAATGTTTAATATGAAAAATACTCACAAAAATATAGAGCAGTGGGATAAATATGCAATTATAGGTAAGGAGAATATTTTCGTTATCTATGATGGAAAATTAACAGTTAGAATTCCAGAGACAATTCAAGTTGATAAGGATAAAACCTTTGAGGACCTAGTAGATACAAAAAATTATGAGGAAGTATTAGAAGCTTTAAATAGACTTCTACCTGTGAAAGTTAATAATTATGCAGTTATAAAACATGGATCTTTAGATCCTAAAACAAAGAATTATGTAAATATGCCTGAAACACTTTTAGATGGGAAAAAATATATTTTAACATCTAGTATGCACAATATGTTTGATGTTTTATATAATGGGCAAGATAAGAATAATTCTAAGGATTTAGTTGTGGATATTTTAAATGCCAATGGAAAACCTGGATATGCTAAAAAAACAGGAGAAAGATTGGAAAAGGAATTTGGATTAAAATATAATGCTGCAAACTATGAAAATAATTCAGATATAAGTTATGTTGTTGTAAATGAGATAAATAAAGATAAATTAGAAGAGATTATAATGGGTGTGGATGAAAAGTATTTCAGAATAAAAAAAGCTGGAACTATTCCTACACTGGCTAATACTGTTCTTATTTTAGGAACTGAAAACAATGGAGTTCCTGTAACAGTTATTGGAAACTCTTCTAAGAGCTCAAATTTATATAATGATTTAAGAAAAGATGGATATAAAAATTTACATTACTCTAAAAAAAATGGAGATGTGGATGAACCTATTATAGAGTATAATAAAGAGGACTATTATATAGCATATAAAATAGGTAAAAAATTAAATATAAATAAAATGGTAGAAAAAAATGACTTAAATAATAAAATAGTCATCCTTTCAAATTAA
- the mrdA gene encoding penicillin-binding protein 2, which produces MKKKDIGIRLGNSTASRSIYFHGLVVLVFALLGLRMFYLQVYQEKKYKYLSERNRVKFRRIDAPRGNIYDSRNELLVTNGAGYRLVYLNERKIDEKTLKEISQLTGYDEEYIAKRVKYGEIFPYTRENVLIEDLDPHKALKIMEKLSDYPYLQVQTYSKRKYLFDTLASHVLGYVKKISVKEYEELKDKGYTPRDKIGKEGVEKVYDEDLQGKDGYDYIEVNALNRAQKIIRNQPPVSGQDLHLTLDMRLQRYMENVFKEGKYTGAFIALEAKTGKVITMVSYPNYSLTTFSSQISYDEWNKILHDPRRPLSNKAISGEYPPGSTFKPFIAFSFLKDGLDPNFKIFDNGYYQIGKWKWRAWKRGGHGYVDMKKSIVESVNPYYYKFADDYGYEGMVNVTKSFGFGKDTGIDVSGEKNGVLPTPEWKKKTWNQGWFKGDTINMSIGQGYVLTSPMQIAVAYSILANRGVAYKPHVVDYLERDGKKEYIKPEVLYKVNYPASYYRVMNDAMEGVVDLKDGTGKVLRTPGLEIAAKSGSAQNSRYEKTHAWIAGYFPAKNPQIVFTVLLEGAGGGGSEAGPVAKKFIDKYLEYYGKEN; this is translated from the coding sequence ATGAAAAAAAAAGACATAGGGATTAGGCTAGGAAACAGTACAGCTTCAAGAAGTATCTACTTCCATGGGCTTGTTGTCTTAGTTTTCGCTCTTTTAGGTCTTAGGATGTTTTATCTTCAAGTTTACCAGGAGAAAAAGTATAAATATCTTTCTGAAAGAAATAGAGTTAAATTTAGAAGAATTGATGCTCCAAGAGGAAATATCTATGATTCTCGGAATGAACTATTAGTAACCAATGGAGCAGGATATAGATTAGTATATTTAAATGAAAGAAAAATTGATGAAAAAACTTTAAAAGAGATAAGTCAATTAACAGGATATGATGAGGAGTACATTGCTAAAAGAGTTAAATATGGAGAAATATTTCCATATACAAGGGAAAATGTCTTAATAGAAGATTTAGACCCACATAAGGCTTTAAAAATAATGGAAAAACTTTCTGATTATCCCTATTTACAGGTTCAAACCTATTCTAAGAGAAAATATCTTTTTGATACATTAGCTTCCCATGTTTTAGGATATGTAAAGAAAATATCTGTTAAAGAGTATGAGGAGCTAAAGGATAAGGGGTATACTCCTAGGGATAAAATAGGTAAAGAGGGAGTTGAAAAGGTTTATGATGAGGATCTTCAAGGTAAGGATGGATATGACTATATAGAAGTTAATGCCTTAAATAGAGCTCAGAAAATAATTAGAAATCAACCTCCTGTATCAGGTCAAGATTTACATTTAACATTGGATATGAGACTTCAAAGATACATGGAAAATGTATTTAAAGAGGGTAAATATACAGGGGCATTTATAGCCCTAGAGGCTAAAACAGGAAAGGTAATAACTATGGTGAGTTATCCCAATTATTCCCTAACTACTTTTAGTTCTCAAATTTCATATGATGAGTGGAATAAAATTTTACATGATCCAAGAAGGCCTTTAAGTAATAAGGCCATTTCAGGGGAATATCCTCCAGGGTCAACTTTTAAACCTTTTATAGCTTTTTCATTTTTAAAGGATGGACTAGATCCTAATTTTAAAATATTTGATAATGGATATTATCAAATTGGAAAATGGAAATGGAGAGCGTGGAAAAGAGGGGGACACGGATATGTGGATATGAAAAAATCCATAGTAGAATCTGTTAATCCTTACTACTACAAATTTGCCGATGATTACGGTTATGAAGGTATGGTAAATGTAACTAAAAGCTTTGGATTTGGAAAGGATACGGGAATTGATGTATCTGGAGAAAAAAATGGAGTTTTACCTACACCAGAGTGGAAGAAAAAAACTTGGAATCAAGGATGGTTTAAGGGAGATACAATAAATATGTCCATAGGGCAGGGATATGTTTTAACTAGTCCTATGCAAATTGCAGTTGCCTATTCTATTTTAGCCAATAGGGGAGTTGCATATAAACCCCATGTGGTTGATTATTTAGAAAGAGATGGAAAGAAGGAATATATAAAGCCTGAGGTATTATATAAAGTGAACTACCCAGCATCATACTACAGAGTAATGAATGATGCCATGGAAGGGGTTGTTGATTTAAAGGATGGAACTGGTAAGGTTCTTAGAACTCCAGGTTTGGAAATCGCAGCAAAAAGTGGTTCTGCACAAAATTCTCGTTATGAGAAAACTCACGCATGGATAGCTGGATATTTTCCAGCGAAGAATCCACAAATAGTATTTACAGTTCTTTTAGAGGGAGCTGGAGGGGGAGGTTCTGAAGCAGGGCCTGTTGCTAAGAAATTTATTGATAAGTATTTGGAATATTATGGTAAGGAGAATTAA
- a CDS encoding RrF2 family transcriptional regulator, which produces MKISTRVRYGIKALSYIAEAGKEGRLVRIKEISDSQNISVQYLEQILFKLKNEKIIEGKRGPNGGYKLSKEPEEITLHNLYTILDEESKVIDCNENTTCTDEGCDGSCIWSKLDNAMTKILEETTLEELLKNKDII; this is translated from the coding sequence ATGAAAATTAGTACAAGAGTTAGATATGGAATAAAGGCTCTTAGTTATATAGCTGAAGCTGGTAAAGAGGGAAGATTAGTAAGAATAAAGGAGATATCAGATTCGCAAAATATATCAGTACAATATTTAGAGCAGATTCTTTTTAAATTGAAAAATGAGAAGATTATAGAAGGAAAAAGAGGACCTAATGGTGGGTATAAATTATCTAAAGAACCAGAGGAAATAACTCTTCATAATTTATATACAATACTTGATGAGGAATCTAAGGTAATAGATTGTAATGAGAATACCACATGTACAGATGAAGGGTGTGATGGGTCTTGCATATGGAGTAAATTAGACAATGCAATGACTAAGATTTTAGAGGAAACAACCCTTGAAGAGTTGTTAAAAAATAAAGATATTATATAG